The Nitrospiria bacterium genome has a window encoding:
- the lptG gene encoding LPS export ABC transporter permease LptG, translating to MPILLKYIFREYIKILLLCLATLVLVYITIDFFSKIGRLIQENASFRLIFLYFGLKIPKTVFDIAPIAMLVSTLILLGLQSRNNEIVALKSNGVSLNYATSPILILAFAASLLLGLGNLSFIPLTKQKTDFVQFVKIKKYQEQAYYGQSHLWIRDGRHTFLNIGLVDPINRVLHDVTLYKLRDDSTLQERIQAKRVQYENGAWIMYQGRVMDFSEDGKVTEDLFDKQTATFQRKPQEFKGLDIDTDKMKFGELKKYINRLDKDGYDVRRYRVDLYNKLSLPFVSFVMSLIAIPFGLVETRSRGVARGIGISLLIASGYWIVHSIALSFGHAGLIPPLLASSLANLLFLSIGVYLYLGIRQ from the coding sequence TTGCCGATACTGCTCAAATACATTTTTCGCGAGTATATAAAGATTCTCCTCCTCTGTCTCGCGACGCTTGTCCTGGTCTATATCACCATCGATTTTTTCAGCAAGATCGGGCGCCTTATCCAGGAAAACGCTTCATTCCGGTTGATATTTCTTTATTTCGGTCTTAAAATCCCGAAGACCGTTTTTGATATTGCGCCGATCGCCATGCTGGTCTCCACGCTGATCCTCCTGGGACTTCAGTCCAGGAACAATGAGATCGTGGCGCTGAAAAGCAATGGCGTCAGTCTGAATTACGCAACCTCTCCGATACTGATCCTCGCATTTGCCGCAAGTCTCCTTCTGGGTCTTGGCAACCTTTCATTCATTCCCCTCACCAAGCAAAAGACCGACTTCGTTCAGTTTGTTAAAATCAAAAAGTACCAGGAACAGGCTTACTACGGCCAAAGCCATCTCTGGATACGGGACGGACGCCACACATTCCTCAACATCGGCCTGGTCGATCCGATCAACCGGGTGCTGCATGATGTTACGCTTTACAAGCTTCGGGACGACTCCACATTGCAGGAACGCATCCAAGCCAAGCGGGTCCAATACGAAAACGGGGCATGGATCATGTATCAAGGCCGGGTCATGGATTTTTCCGAAGACGGAAAAGTCACCGAAGACCTTTTCGACAAACAGACGGCCACTTTTCAAAGAAAACCACAGGAGTTCAAAGGACTGGACATCGACACGGATAAAATGAAATTCGGCGAGCTCAAAAAATATATCAACCGCCTGGACAAGGATGGTTACGACGTCAGGCGATACCGTGTCGATCTTTATAACAAGCTTTCGCTTCCCTTTGTCAGCTTCGTGATGAGCTTGATTGCCATCCCCTTCGGACTGGTGGAGACCAGGTCACGCGGGGTCGCGCGGGGCATCGGCATCAGTTTATTGATTGCCAGCGGCTACTGGATCGTTCATTCCATCGCACTTTCCTTTGGCCATGCTGGATTGATCCCGCCCCTTCTGGCCAGCAGCCTGGCCAATCTGCTCTTTCTGTCCATCGGAGTCTACCTTTACCTCGGAATCCGGCAATAA
- a CDS encoding LptF/LptG family permease produces the protein MWKIIDRYIFIELLVPFVLTLSALMMILLIEQTVQLTELLINKGVSFLTVGRIFIFLLPTFLIIAIPMGVLIATIISFSRLMADHEITGLMASGISLSRLAVPVLVFAVLSFGMTFSLSAWGQPWVGLNMKKAAMDLLKQEFSLGLEPGIFNEPLENMMIYVDEMPTPTQLNGILIYDLRDPNQPVLILAQEGMILGDPTSDLVGLRLLNGSQHRESGDPPRYQWITFRKYEFKLDLAAAVNHASGDTDPALRIQQIKMRMAASQPLARNERRTLEEYYKTYSFPFSCLIFGIVGIPLGLVIKQGGRLGGFALGIAMALLYYLFMIISDFLVTSFLLAPLFAAWLPNLLMTVLAAFFIMGSNRGFWIQSLRPGGR, from the coding sequence ATGTGGAAAATCATCGATCGATACATTTTTATCGAGCTCCTGGTACCTTTCGTGCTGACTCTGTCCGCCTTAATGATGATCCTCCTGATCGAACAAACGGTGCAATTGACCGAACTGTTGATCAACAAGGGGGTCTCATTCTTAACCGTCGGCCGAATTTTTATTTTTCTCTTGCCGACCTTTCTGATTATCGCCATTCCGATGGGGGTCCTGATTGCAACGATTATTAGTTTTTCGCGATTGATGGCCGATCATGAGATAACAGGTTTGATGGCCAGCGGTATCAGCCTGTCGCGATTAGCGGTTCCGGTTCTCGTTTTCGCGGTCCTGTCGTTCGGAATGACGTTCAGTCTATCGGCCTGGGGTCAGCCCTGGGTCGGTCTCAACATGAAGAAAGCGGCCATGGACCTGCTCAAACAGGAGTTTTCCTTGGGGCTGGAGCCCGGCATATTCAATGAGCCTTTGGAAAATATGATGATCTATGTCGACGAAATGCCCACCCCCACTCAGCTTAACGGCATCCTAATTTACGATCTCAGGGACCCCAACCAGCCGGTGTTGATTTTGGCGCAGGAGGGAATGATATTAGGCGACCCGACATCGGATCTGGTCGGCCTTCGCTTACTGAACGGCAGCCAGCACCGAGAAAGCGGAGATCCGCCCCGCTATCAATGGATAACGTTTAGGAAGTATGAGTTCAAACTAGATTTGGCCGCGGCCGTCAACCATGCGTCCGGGGATACCGACCCCGCGCTCAGGATCCAGCAGATCAAAATGAGAATGGCCGCTTCTCAGCCGTTGGCACGCAACGAGCGGAGGACCCTTGAGGAATATTATAAAACTTATTCCTTCCCGTTCTCCTGCCTCATTTTTGGAATTGTCGGAATTCCCCTTGGATTGGTCATTAAACAAGGCGGTCGTCTCGGCGGTTTTGCGCTCGGTATCGCGATGGCCCTGCTCTATTACCTGTTCATGATCATCTCGGATTTTCTGGTCACATCATTCCTGCTGGCTCCCTTGTTTGCGGCCTGGTTGCCGAACCTGCTGATGACTGTACTTGCGGCCTTTTTTATCATGGGATCCAACCGCGGGTTTTGGATTCAATCGCTTCGTCCTGGCGGGCGATGA